Part of the Streptomyces sp. WMMC500 genome is shown below.
GGTCGGCCCGCCGGACAGGCCCGGCGTCCCGGGGGCGATCACCTGAGGAACCAGGAGGCGCAGTGACAGCCATGGAGCAGGCCGAGACGCGTCCACGCAGTACGAGGCTTCCCCGCCGTGCGCGCCGCAACCAGCTCCTCGGCGCGGCCCAGGAAGTCTTCGTCGCCCAGGGGTACCACTCCGCCGCCATGGACGACATCGCGGACCGCGCGGGCGTCAGCAAGCCCGTGCTCTACCAGCACTTCCCCGGCAAGCTGGAGCTGTACCTCGCCCTGCTCGACCAGCACTGCGACGCGCTGCTCAAGGCGGTGCGCGCGGCGCTCGCGTCGACGTCGGACAACAAGCAGCGCGTCGCCGCCACGATGGACGCGTACTACGCCTTCGTCGAGGACGAGGGCGGCGCCTTCCGGCTGGTCTTCGAGTCCGACCTGACCAACGAGCCCGCGGTGCGCGAGCGCGTCGACAGGGTCAGCCTGGACTGCGCGCAGGCGGTCAGCGAGGTCATCGCGGAGGACACCGACCTGCCGGTCGAGCAGGCGATGCTGCTCGCGGTGGGGCTGTGCGGCATGGCGCAGATCACCGCGCGGTACTGGCTGGGCTCCGGCCGGTCCATCCCGCGCGACGCCGCCGCCCGCCTGATCGCCTCGCTCTCGTGGCGCGGCATCGCCGGCTTCCCGATGCACGGGGGCCCGGACCAGCCGTAGGCGGGGACGCGCGCCGCCGCGCTGTTCGCTGCGGGCGTGCAGGCATCGGTCCCGCGGGGTGTGCACGCCGGGTTAGTGTGCACACGTACATCCAACTGACCGAAAGGGATCAGGCCGTGGAGGTCAA
Proteins encoded:
- a CDS encoding TetR/AcrR family transcriptional regulator, with product MTAMEQAETRPRSTRLPRRARRNQLLGAAQEVFVAQGYHSAAMDDIADRAGVSKPVLYQHFPGKLELYLALLDQHCDALLKAVRAALASTSDNKQRVAATMDAYYAFVEDEGGAFRLVFESDLTNEPAVRERVDRVSLDCAQAVSEVIAEDTDLPVEQAMLLAVGLCGMAQITARYWLGSGRSIPRDAAARLIASLSWRGIAGFPMHGGPDQP